In Myripristis murdjan chromosome 9, fMyrMur1.1, whole genome shotgun sequence, the following proteins share a genomic window:
- the fam222aa gene encoding protein FAM222A, whose amino-acid sequence MLACLQRRQNPPPQHPVCASKTLEPPQALGRKCELVVPMHSPRYPTVAELDAYAQKTANNPLSIKIFPTNIRVPQHKHLNRTVNGYDTTGQRYSPYPHLHTGGYQGLLAIVKASSSSSSSSSSSTFVPSKGVLKNSEGRRTKLSPAHIAVAPYPPPSSSTLANGHGQMVYHTGPSKPPEGPGLSVPPNVTVAGSVIPVTGGRGLALPAQSNLPSIQSIIYQINQHCQAQALQQVCQGAAAAPSNPSPSKQGTTVMGVSSSSSGGGYVVGMGPQANVVYTGAGLPAQTAEAVKTGVYPDSMDYILWQKQQQQQQQQQQQQQQQAVLRMYSGGSGGGGAISKSPETCVPGGGIMAAQVSSSSSRPYHLTASASGGGGLDKVSSSPLNCVGMHGNFSVGQYFAPPWNSVLVTPDSDCYNPQELLGTSTGGPATGHREMGYPHHHHHYHHHHHHHHHHPAIDSGGGLCCSLPSKSLCNTSVLSSSLQSLEYLINDIHPPCIKEQMLGKGYETVSVPRLLDHQHAHIRLPVYR is encoded by the coding sequence GTGAGCTGGTGGTGCCCATGCATTCCCCCCGCTACCCCACTGTGGCAGAGCTTGATGCCTATGCTCAGAAGACAGCCAACAACCCTTTGTCCATCAAGATTTTCCCCACTAACATCAGGGTTCCCCAGCACAAGCACCTTAACCGGACTGTGAATGGATATGACACCACAGGCCAGCGCTATAGCCCCTACCCACACCTCCACACTGGGGGCTACCAGGGCCTGCTAGCCATTGTCAAggcctcgtcttcttcttcatcatcatcatcatcctccacCTTTGTCCCCTCAAAAGGTGTGCTTAAGAATTCCGAAGGCAGACGGACTAAGCTCTCCCCAGCCCACATAGCTGTAGCCCCATATCCACCTCCTAGTAGTAGCACTTTAGCCAATGGCCACGGCCAAATGGTATACCACACCGGGCCCTCAAAGCCTCCTGAAGGCCCTGGACTGTCGGTGCCCCCTAATGTCACTGTAGCTGGCTCAGTGATTCCTGTCACGGGGGGCAGAGGCCTTGCCCTGCCCGCACAGTCCAACCTCCCCTCCATCCAGAGCATCATTTACCAGATCAACCAGCATTGCCAGGCCCAAGCTCTACAGCAGGTTTGCCAAGGCGCTGCTGCCGCACCATCGAATCCCAGCCCCTCCAAGCAGGGCACAACTGTCATGGGGGTCTCGTCTAGCTCCTCAGGAGGAGGCTACGTGGTCGGAATGGGTCCCCAGGCTAACGTGGTTTATACAGGGGCAGGGCTGCCGGCTCAGACCGCTGAAGCAGTGAAGACTGGAGTATACCCAGACAGTATGGACTACATCCTTtggcagaaacaacaacaacaacaacagcagcagcagcaacagcaacaacaacaggctgTGCTCCGCATGTATAGCGGAGGCAGCGGAGGAGGGGGAGCTATCAGCAAGTCCCCTGAAACCTGTGTTCCAGGGGGAGGGATTATGGCTGCCCaagtctcctcctcttcctcgagACCTTACCACCTGACAGCGAGTGCCAGTGGAGGAGGTGGCCTGGACAAAGTTAGCTCTTCCCCTTTGAACTGTGTGGGTATGCATGGAAATTTCTCAGTGGGTCAGTACTTTGCCCCACCTTGGAACAGTGTCCTGGTGACCCCTGACAGTGACTGCTACAACCCCCAGGAGCTTCTGGGGACCTCCACAGGAGGGCCGGCCACAGGGCACAGAGAGATGGGATAtccccaccaccatcaccattaccaccatcaccaccatcatcatcaccaccacccgGCTATAGACAGCGGGGGAGGCCTGTGCTGCAGCCTGCCCAGCAAGAGCCTGTGCAACACCTCTGTGCTGAGCAGCAGCTTGCAGTCTCTGGAGTACCTGATCAACGACATCCACCCTCCCTGCATCAAGGAGCAGATGCTGGGCAAAGGCTATGAGACTGTGTCTGTGCCACGTCTGTTAGACCACCAGCATGCACACATTCGCCTCCCCGTTTACAGATAG